A DNA window from Anastrepha ludens isolate Willacy chromosome 6, idAnaLude1.1, whole genome shotgun sequence contains the following coding sequences:
- the LOC128867722 gene encoding uncharacterized protein LOC128867722 produces MPLDIEWLFNGEAVNYFAGVNVIKGGKRTSVLTIDSVHAGHAGNYTCIARNKAATDVYSARLIVNGYSNSISIRYSANYNFEFRYAFFISNAYAFIYFLHSIKVPPKITPFDFGEDPANVEDSVSITCLISSGDLPIDIEWLFNDYAISSYSGVTVVKGGKRTSMLTIDNVHARHAGKYTCKAKNYAAAVNDTAELVVNGICD; encoded by the coding sequence ATGCCGCTTGATATCGAGTGGTTGTTCAACGGCGAAGCGGTTAATTATTTTGCTGGCGTGAATGTCATAAAAGGTGGTAAGCGCACTAGTGTGTTGACTATCGACTCAGTGCATGCGGGACACGCGGGAAACTACACTTGTATTGCACGCAATAAGGCCGCCACGGATGTGTACTCAGCACGGCTGATTGTCAACGGTTACTCGAATTCGATTTCTATTCGCTATTCTGCTAATTATAATTTTGAGTTTCGATATGCTTTTTTCATTAGTAATGCTTATGCCTTTATTTACTTCCTTCATTCCATAAAAGTCCCTCCCAAAATTACACCTTTCGACTTTGGCGAGGATCCGGCGAATGTTGAAGACTCTGTTTCGATTACTTGCCTCATTTCCTCCGGTGATTTACCAATTGATATTGAGTGGCTGTTCAATGATTATGCAATAAGTTCCTACTCGGGCGTAACTGTTGTGAAAGGTGGCAAGCGCACCAGTATGCTGACTATAGACAACGTACATGCGAGACATGCTGGAAAATATACTTGCAAGGCGAAAAATTATGCAGCTGCCGTGAATGACACAGCTGAATTAGTAGTTAATGGTATATGCGATTAA